The following are encoded in a window of Scophthalmus maximus strain ysfricsl-2021 chromosome 2, ASM2237912v1, whole genome shotgun sequence genomic DNA:
- the rnf14 gene encoding E3 ubiquitin-protein ligase RNF14 has product MSEDREAQEDELLALASIYDEEEFRQADSAQGGEIQLCLELPPDFKIVVKGGKQTEYNVCFLPPLVLNFELPADYPSTLSPIFTLSSKWMTRAQMSSLCRRLDDLWEENQGCVILFTWIQFLKEEALDFLGIQSPLEVIRGGSKAGGGERRKTDPAATALTQSGSHSENAEEKKRDAKKEKSEAQSTPSSQLDPRTVLLRDPHADLLPQLLDFDEAQRQKVFDSKVFCCGICFVEKLGSMCLCFKECQHVYCKACMTEYFQIQIRDGNVQCLNCPEPKCTSLATPLQVKQLVDDELFARYDRLLLQSTLDLMADVVYCPRQSCGTAVMVEPDTTMGICTACQYAFCTLCKLGYHGLSNCKIPAEELRNLRDEYLSATAEGKKFLEQRFGKRVIQKAVEESFSRDWLHENCKCCPRCGTNIQKVDGCNKMTCTSCKQYFCWLCMGVLSRVNPYSHFNNPHSPCYNQLFHGVDLDEEDAFWSDEED; this is encoded by the exons ATGTCTGAGGACAGGGAAGCCCAGGAGGATGAGCTGCTCGCCCTAGCAAGCATTTACGATGAGGAGGAGTTCCGCCAAGCCGACTCGGCCCAGGGGGGAGAGATCCAACTCTGCCTGGAGCTTCCTCCCGATTTCAAAATTGTCGTCAAAG GAGGGAAGCAAACTGAATATAATGTCTGCTTCTTACCTCCTCTGGTGCTCAACTTTGAGCTTCCGGCAGACTATCCTTCCACATTATCACCAATCTTCACCCTCAGCTCCAAATGGATGACAAGAGCACAG ATGAGCTCCCTGTGTAGACGTCTGGACGATCTGTGGGAGGAGAACCAGGGCTGTGTGATTCTTTTCACGTGGATCCAGTTCCTCAAAGAGGAGGCTCTGGACTTTCTGGGCATCCAGTCTCCTCTTGAAGTCATCAGGGGAGGAAGTAAGGCAGGTGGTGGTGAGCGCAGGAAAACAGACCCTGCAGCTACAG CTCTGACACAGTCTGGGAGTCACTCTGAAAacgcagaggagaagaaaagagatgcgaagaaagaaaagtctGAAGCGCAATCAACGCCGTCTTCTCAACTGGACCCGCGGACAGTTCTGTTGAGGGACCCGCACGCTGACCTCCTACCTCAGCTCCTGGACTTTGACGAGGCGCAGCGCCAGAAGGTGTTTGACAGCAAGGTGTTCTGCTGCGGGATCTGCTTTGTAGAGAAACTGGGCTCCATGTGCCTCTGCTTTAAGGAGTGCCAGCACGTCTACTGCAAGGCCTGCATGACCGAGTACTTCCAGATCCAAATACGGGACGGCAACGTTCAGTGCCTTAATTGCCCTGAACCAAAATGTACCTCCTTAGCCACACCACTGCAG GTGAAGCAGTTGGTGGATGATGAGCTGTTCGCCCGCTATGACCGTTTGCTGCTCCAGTCCACACTGGACCTCATGGCCGACGTGGTCTACTGTCCCCGCCAGTCCTGCGGCACCGCCGTCATGGTGGAGCCGGACACAACAATGGGCATTTGCACTGCCTGCCAGTATGCTTTTTGCACACTGTGCAAGCTTGGCTACCACGGCCTCTCCAACTGTAAAATCCCTGCAG AGGAATTGCGGAACCTCCGAGACGAGTACCTGTCTGCCACAGCTGAGGGGAAAAAGTTCCTGGAGCAGCGCTTTGGCAAGAGGGTGATCCAGAAAGCAGTGGAAGAGTCCTTTAGCAGAGACTGGCTCCACGAGAACTGCAAATGCTGCCCACGCTGCGGAACTAATATCCAG aAAGTGGACGGCTGTAACAAGATGACCTGTACCTCGTGTAAACAATACTTCTGTTGGCTGTGCATGGGCGTCCTAAGCAGAGTCAACCCGTACAGTCACTTTAACAACCCACATTCACCGTGTTACAACCA ACTCTTCCACGGCGTGGACCTCGATGAAGAAGATGCCTTCTGGAGTGACGAGGAGGACTGA